The following proteins are co-located in the Lagenorhynchus albirostris chromosome 2, mLagAlb1.1, whole genome shotgun sequence genome:
- the STYXL2 gene encoding serine/threonine/tyrosine-interacting-like protein 2, which produces MATSGDPEEEQVVPSEEDEANMRAVQARYLRSPSPSQYSMVSDAETESIFMEPIHLSSAVAAKQIINEELKPRGVKAETKGPGMLESAEQLLVEDLYNRVREKMDDTSLYNTPCILDLQRALAQDRQEAPWNEVDEVWPNVFIAEKSVAVNKGRLKRLGITHILNAAHGTGVYTGPEFYTGLEIQYLGVEVDDFPEVNISQHFRKAAEFLDEALLTYRGKVLVSSEMGISRSAVLVVAYLMIFHNMTILEALMTVRKKRAIYPNDGFLKQLRELNEKLMEEREEDFGREGGEEEAEEGEDAGSTVGARVHALTVEEEDDATSHLSSSSLGEASRASKPLTLIDEEEEEKLYEAWKKGQGLPTGKVPQGRDDRRSASSSQSEQEPENEDVERIVREWQSRNERYQAEGHRKWSREEEEEEEGDDGSFVSRRRRHATSESSTSDSVSSHDIRVLKQQLEMSLNRGGRRRSDSVSTESTWDTWNQRLLEIEKEASRRYHSRSKREEGDASPEVGSGVREDDEESVSSEASSFYNFCHRNKDKLTALERWKIKRIQFGFHKKDSEAGDGSSEQRAEEAEGEKKNLSDVNLSAYQAWKLKHQKVGSENKEEVLELSKGEDSALAKKRQRRLELLERSRQTLEESQSMGSWEADSSAASGSIPLSTFWSAAPSVSAGGDTGSVLSAQSHSSHPCQALSNAGGCSASAPTTPLPNLPVGPGDTISIASIQNWIVNVVSETLTQKQNEGLLLSRSPSVASMKVAPAASCLGGDKVSMLSGQSNSSLGGCLLPQSQARPSSDTQSMLSTHITRSSRAEGTGSKVRGTSKPICSLFADSVDLKELGRKEKEMQTELREKMSEYKMEKLASDNRRSSLFKKKKVKEDEDDDVGDRDEDTDSAIGSFRYSSRSDSQKPETDTSSSLAVSDSYGSSSRAGKEMESSINKWLSGLRTEEKSPPQSDWSGSSRGKCTRSSLLRETESKSSSYKFSKSRSEEQDTSSYHEANGNSVRSTSRFSASSTREGREMHTFSRSMFSETSSSREESPEPYFFRQTPEPSEGEESPEPRRPNWARPRDWEDVEESAKSDFSEFGAKRKFTQSFMRSEEEGEKERTEKREEGRFASGRRSQYRRSTDREEEEEMDDEAIIAAWRRRQEETRTKLQRRRED; this is translated from the exons GTACTCAATGGTCTCAGATgcagaaacagaaagcattttCATGGAGCCCATTCACCTCTCCTCAGCTGTTGCAGCTAAACAGATCATCAATGAAG AACTCAAGCCGCGGGGGGTCAAAGCTGAGACAAAGGGTCCAGGCATGCTGGAGTCTGCCGAGCAGCTGCTTGTGGAGGACCTGTACAACCGTGTCAGGGAAAAGATGGATGACACCAGCCTGTACAACACTCCCTGCATCCTGGACCTACAGCGGGCCTTGGCCCAAGACCGCCAAGAGGCTCCCTGGAATGAGGTGGATGAGGTCTGGCCCAACGTCTTTATAGCAGAGAA GAGCGTGGCTGTGAACAAGGGGAGGCTGAAGAGGCTGGGAATTACCCACATCCTGAATGCTGCTCATGGCACCGGCGTCTACACTGGGCCTGAATTCTACACTGGCCTGGAGATCCAGTACCTGGGTGTGGAGGTCGATGACTTCCCTGAGGTGAACATCTCGCAGCATTTCCGGAAGGCAGCCGAGTTCCTGGATGAAGCCCTGCTGACCTATAGAG GGAAAGTCCTGGTCAGCAGTGAAATGGGCATCAGCCGCTCAGCAGTGCTGGTGGTCGCCTACCTGATGATCTTCCACAATATGACCATCCTGGAGGCCTTGATGACCGTGCGCAAGAAGCGGGCCATCTACCCCAACGACGGCTTCCTGAAGCAGCTCCGGGAGCTCAATGAGAAGCtgatggaggagagagaagaggacttcggcagggagggtggagaagaggaggcggaggagggcGAGGACGCAGGGAGCACGGTTGGGGCCAGAGTGCACGCCCTCACCGTGGAAGAGGAGGATGACGCCACCAGTCACCTGAGTAGCTCCTCCTTGGGGGAGGCCAGCCGAGCCTCCAAGCCCCTCACCCTCATcgatgaagaagaggaggagaaactcTACGAGGCGTGGAAGAAGGGGCAGGGTCTCCCCACAGGCAAGGTCCCCCAGGGCAGGGACGACAGGCGCTCAGCCTCCTCCAGCCAGAGTGAGCAGGAGCCCGAgaatgaggatgtggagagaatcGTCAGGGAGTGGCAGAGCCGAAATGAGAGGTACCAGGCAGAGGGGCACCGGAAGTGGAgtagggaggaggaagaggaggaggagggtgacGACGGCTCCTTTGTGAGCAGAAGACGGAGGCACGCGACGAGTGAGAGCAGCACCTCCGACAGTGTGAGCAGCCACGACATCCGGGTCCTGAAGCAGCAGCTGGAGATGAGCCTGAACCGAGGCGGGAGACGCCGCTCTGACTCGGTGTCCACGGAGAGCACCTGGGACACGTGGAACCAGAGGCTACTGGAGATTGAGAAGGAGGCTTCGCGGAGGTACCACTCCAGGagcaagagagaggaaggagacgCCAGCCCGGAGGTGGGGAGCGGGGTGCGGGAGGATGACGAGGAGAGTGTGTCCTCTGAGGCCAGCTCCTTCTATAACTTCTGCCACAGGAACAAGGACAAGCTCACTGCCCTGGAAAGGTGGAAGATCAAGAGAATCCAATTTGGATTTCACAAGAAAGACTCGGAGGCAGGAGACGGCAGCAGCGAGCAACGTGCAGAGGAGGCCGAGGGGGAGAAGAAGAACCTCTCTGACGTCAACCTATCCGCCTACCAGGCCTGGAAGCTGAAGCACCAGAAGGTGGGCAGTGAGAACAAGGAGGAGGTGCTGGAGCTCAGCAAGGGAGAAGACTCGGCCTTGGCCAAGAAGAGGCAACGGAGGCTGGAGCTGCTGGAGAGGAGCAGGCAGACACTGGAGGAGAGCCAGTCCATGGGAAGCTGGGAGGCAGATAGCTCGGCTGCCAGCGGAAGCATCCCCCTGTCTACATTCTGGTCCGCAGCCCCCTCAGTCAGTGCTGGTGGGGACACAGGGTCGGTGCTCAGTGCCCAAAGCCACAGCTCCCATCCCTGTCAGGCCCTAAGCAATGCAGGGGGGTGCTCGGCCTCCGCCCCCACCACACCTCTACCTAACCTGCCAGTGGGGCCCGGAGACACCATCTCCATTGCCAGCATTCAGAACTGGATTGTCAACGTAGTCAGCGAAACTCTCACCCAGAAGCAAAATGAAGGGCTGCTGTTGTCCCGCTCACCATCTGTTGCAAGCATGAAGGTGGCACCAGCAGCCAGCTGCCTGGGGGGTGACAAAGTCTCCATGCTTAGTGGCCAGAGCAACTCCTCCCTGGGCGGCTGCCTGCTCCCTCAAAGCCAGGCAAGACCCAGCTCCGACACGCAGTCCATGCTGTCCACCCACATCACACGGAGCTCAAGAGCTGAAGGTACTGGGAGCAAAGTGAGGGGGACCAGCAAGCCCATCTGTAGCCTCTTTGCTGACAGTGTTGACCTAAAGGAGCTTGGCCGGAAGGAGAAGGAGATGCAGACAGAGCTGAGGGAGAAGATGTCTGAGTACAAAATGGAGAAGCTGGCCTCTGACAACAGACGCAGCTCCCTTTTCAAGAAGAAGAAGGTCAAGGAAGATGAGGATGATGACGTGGGTGATAGGGATGAGGACACTGACAGTGCCATAGGGAGCTTCCGGTATTCTTCCCGCAGTGATTCCCAGAAACCCGAAACAGACACCTCCTCCTCCCTGGCTGTCTCTGATAGTTATGGAAGTAGCAGCAGAGCTGGCAAAGAGATGGAGAGCAGTATTAATAAGTGGCTCAGTGGCCTCAGGACAGAGGAAAAGTCTCCTCCCCAAAGTGATTGGTCTGGAAGCTCCAGGGGGAAGTGCACCAGATCTTCCCTGCTCCGGGAGACGGAGTCTAAGTCCTCCAGTTACAAGTTCTCCAAATCCCGGTCAGAGGAGCAGGACACCTCCTCCTACCATGAGGCCAATGGCAACTCCGTAAGAAGCACTTCACGGTTCTCTGCTTCCTCCACCAGGGAGGGCAGAGAGATGCACACGTTCTCCAGGTCCATGTTCAGTGAGACCTCAAGCTCCCGAGAGGAAAGCCCAGAGCCCTACTTTTTCCGCCAGACCCCTGAGCCCTCTGAAGGGGAAGAGTCCCCAGAACCACGGCGTCCGAATTGGGCCAGACCCAGGGACTGGGAAGATGTGGAAGAGTCAGCCAAGTCAGATTTTTCTGAATTTGGAGCCAAGAGGAAATTCACCCAGAGCTTCATGAGGtctgaagaggagggagagaaggagaggacggaaaagagagaggaagggaggtttGCTTCAGGGCGGCGGTCCCAGTATCGGAGAAGCACTgacagggaggaggaggaagaaatggaCGATGAAGCCATCATTGCTGCCTGGAGACGCCGGCAAGAAGAAACCAGGACTAAGctgcagagaaggagggaggattAA